One region of Juglans regia cultivar Chandler chromosome 4, Walnut 2.0, whole genome shotgun sequence genomic DNA includes:
- the LOC108990195 gene encoding 9-cis-epoxycarotenoid dioxygenase NCED2, chloroplastic-like, with protein MTATSTPLNPSSWAKAQMPRPTYLGFPSWSIYLKKPNNSRASNVNSVNSALNSSSVLHFPKQSSGQPLISKPDSSVQLNANQFPPQWNLLQRAAAMALNMAEGVLLSLERQHPLPKTSDPRVQISGNFAPVPEQPAMHSLPITGTIPDCINGVYLRNGANPLFEPVAGHHFFDGDGMVHAVTIHGHSASYACRFTETQRFVQEQELGRPVFPKAIGELHGHSGIARLLLFYARGLFGLLDNNHGTGVANAGLVYFNDRLLAMSEDDLPYQVRVTTSGDLETVGRYNFDNQLKSTMIAHPKVDPVSKELFALSYDVVQKPYLKYFKFSPDGKKSPDIKIQVPVPTLMHDFAITENFVVIPDQQVVFRLDEMIRGGSPVIYDKNKKSRFGILSKNARNASDIVWVESPDTFCFHLWNAWEEQESEEVVVIGSCMTPPDSIFNECDESLKSVLSEIRFNLKTGESARRSIISASEQVNLEAGMVNRNKLGRKTRYGYLSIAEPWPKVSGFAKVDLSTGEVKKYIYGDKRYGGEPFFLPRDPHSEKEDEGYILTFVHDETTWKSELQIVNATNLQIEASVKLPSRVPYGFHGTFIDSKDLTNQA; from the coding sequence ATGACTGCTACTTCAACTCCACTCAACCCTAGTAGTTGGGCAAAAGCCCAGATGCCTCGCCCCACTTATTTGGGCTTTCCATCGTGGTCTATCTACCTGAAGAAGCCCAACAATAGTAGAGCAAGCAATGTTAATAGCGTAAACAGTGCTTTGAATTCTTCTTCGGTGCTTCATTTCCCAAAACAGAGCTCCGGGCAACCATTAATTTCGAAACCTGACAGCTCTGTTCAACTCAACGCCAATCAATTTCCTCCACAGTGGAATTTGCTACAAAGAGCTGCTGCCATGGCCTTGAACATGGCCGAAGGCGTGTTGCTTTCCCTCGAGCGCCAACACCCACTTCCCAAAACCTCGGACCCGAGAGTTCAGATTTCAGGAAATTTCGCTCCCGTACCCGAACAACCTGCTATGCACTCACTTCCGATCACCGGCACAATCCCCGACTGCATCAACGGCGTTTACCTCCGAAACGGAGCCAACCCTCTATTTGAACCTGTCGCTGGCCACCACTTCTTCGACGGCGACGGCATGGTTCACGCCGTCACCATTCATGGCCACTCCGCCAGCTACGCGTGCCGGTTCACCGAGACACAAAGATTCGTCCAAGAGCAAGAACTCGGCCGTCCGGTCTTCCCAAAGGCCATAGGTGAGCTCCACGGACACTCTGGTATCGCACGCCTTCTTTTATTCTATGCTCGAGGGCTTTTCGGACTTTTGGACAATAACCATGGCACCGGAGTTGCCAACGCCGGGTTAGTGTACTTCAACGACAGACTACTCGCCATGTCGGAGGACGACTTGCCATATCAGGTAAGAGTCACTACCTCCGGGGACCTTGAAACCGTAGGCCGATACAATTTCGATAACCAGCTCAAGTCCACCATGATTGCTCACCCAAAGGTCGATCCAGTTTCCAAAGAGCTCTTTGCTCTCAGCTATGATGTTGTCCAGAAACCGTACCTCAAGTACTTCAAATTTTCTCCGGATGGAAAGAAGTCCCCGGACATTAAAATTCAAGTGCCGGTACCTACCCTGATGCATGACTTTGCAATCACCGAGAACTTTGTGGTGATTCCAGATCAACAGGTGGTGTTCAGGCTCGACGAGATGATTAGAGGTGGCTCTCCCGTGATTTACGACAAGAACAAGAAGTCCCGGTTCGGAATTCTCTCAAAAAATGCCCGTAATGCTTCAGATATTGTCTGGGTCGAGTCCCCAGACACGTTTTGCTTTCACTTGTGGAATGCCTGGGAGGAACAGGAGTCTGAAGAGGTCGTGGTGATCGGCTCATGCATGACACCGCCGGACTCTATTTTTAACGAATGCGATGAGAGCTTGAAAAGTGTGCTCTCTGAAATCAGGTTCAATTTGAAGACTGGAGAGTCGGCGCGGAGATCGATAATTTCGGCCTCCGAGCAAGTGAACCTAGAGGCCGGGATGGTGAACCGGAACAAGCTTGGGAGGAAAACAAGGTACGGTTACCTCTCCATTGCTGAACCGTGGCCAAAAGTGTCCGGGTTTGCCAAGGTAGATCTTTCAACCGGGGAGGTAAAGAAGTATATATACGGCGATAAAAGGTACGGCGGAGAGCCATTTTTCTTGCCAAGAGACCCCCATTCAGAAAAGGAAGATGAAGGGTATATTCTTACTTTCGTCCACGACGAGACGACATGGAAATCCGAGCTTCAGATTGTGAACGCCACGAATTTACAGATAGAAGCTTCAGTAAAGCTACCTTCGAGGGTGCCGTATGGTTTTCATGGCACGTTTATAGACTCAAAGGACTTGACAAACCAGGCGTAG